The sequence AGAGATGCTCAGTTGGGTGAGCATGTTGGACATAAGTCCGCTGACCTCGTTGAATGAATCACCTTGCTTGGTCATCACGATGATGGCGCTTACTATGTCTTCCAACGGCACGTTGGCTTCCCCGGCCACGCTGGTGATTTCGCTCATGCCGGCGTTAAGTTCGTCAATAGTTACGGCGCCGTTCTTTACGGCAAAGAACAGTAGGTCGTAGACCCGGTTCAGGTCGTAAAGTTCGCCGCCATAGGCGTTGACAATGCTCTGGCCGGTGACGAGGGTGGGGGTTAGTTCCGCGTTGGCGGCTCTGGCCGCCTGGCTTGCTGTCTTGAGAGCGTCGAGGGAATTATCCTTCGGAATGCCCAGGCTGAGGGCTTGATACATTGCCGGCAGGTATTCGTCGGAAATGCGCCCGATTTCTTTGCCCATTTCTCGCAGATCCCCACCGACCGCCTGCTTCATGGCTTCTGATTGGCCGGGGATCAGGGTGTAGACTTGTCTGATTTCTCTGTCGAAGTCCTGAAACTCTGTGTTTGCTTCATTGACAAATTCAACGACTGCTCGACCGGCATTTTGTGCGGCATCTACCACGAAATTAAAGCCGGCGACGGCTGCGCCGATCAGGACTTCATCAATGTCGGTGTTGATGCGCCCCATTGCATCGCTGAATATGCTTCCCAGGCCGCGCACTTCGTCGCCCACATGGTCTATCGCTCCGGCCACGTCCTTGAAGCCTTTCTCTTGCATTTTTAGCTTGGGAGTGATGCCGGTGATCCAGCCTTCGGCTTCTTGCAGCCGCCTGGAAAGCTGATCATAGTGGGTGTTGGTCATGCCTAAGACGCCGGCTTTCTGCCTGTACTCTTCTACTAGCTCTCTGGTGCTTTCAATTGCGGCCAGTTCTTGTTTTTGTACGTCTTTGATCTTTTGGCTTTGCTGCTCAAATTGCTCGGTGGTTGTGCCGATGGTTGCCTGCAAAATCTTATATTCGGATCTGGCGGTGATGTGGGCGGAGTTCAGGGTTTTCCAATGCTGCGCGGACTTTTGCAGTTCGTAGGCGAGCTTTTCAATGTCGGTTGCTCCCCGTGACGCGCCTTTGTTCAGGTCTTTGAGTATTTCTTCGGCTGTTTTAGCTGCGGCTGCATTTTGTTTGAGTTCGCTTTCGAGGTCGTTGAGGTTCTTCGCCAGTTTGTCAATGTCCTGGCTGCTTTCCCGCGCTTCCGTTCCGGCGTTTTTGACAGCCTGGTTGAGCTGCTTGATGGCCTTTTCGGTGTCCGTAGAGGATAGGGTGATGCGTTTAAGGCCATCAACGTCGCTGTTGATGGTGACTTTTGCCTGGAGATGCTTGTCGTCAGCCATTGAGATACTCGTGTTCTTTCTGCAAAATCCGGTTAGCCTGCGCCAGCAGGCTCTGGTCTTCGTTCGTTAACTCTGCTGGCAGTTTGTCCAGGGCGTCGTATAGCTGCACGGCGTCCCATAACCAATCGAAGAAGTTGATCTCGAAGTCTTCCCACTCGTCCCCTGGCTTGCTGAATACTTTTTCAGCCAGCAAGACAATTCGCATTGCTTGTAATGGCAGGGTGTTCCATGTTTGGTCTTCGTACCAGTTGCCCCGCGGATAGGGCAGCCGTTTGTCCGGTCCTGCACACCATTGCGCCATATGCCAGGCCCAGGGCCTGGGCGGGGCGCTGCCCGATCCTACTCGGTGGCAGTCTTGGATGGATCGGGCAAGGTAGGGATGCGGGTGGCACGGTTTACGCAGTCTTGGGTCGCGGCCACAATGAAGGGGGCGATGGCCTGGTCTGCCAGGTCGTCGCCCGATGGCGTTAAGGTCACGGCTTCTGTGCCTATGTACAGGTGGCTTTGTCTTACCAGGACTCTACGGCTTTCGTATGCTTGCA comes from Candidatus Leptovillus gracilis and encodes:
- a CDS encoding phage tail tape measure protein → MADDKHLQAKVTINSDVDGLKRITLSSTDTEKAIKQLNQAVKNAGTEARESSQDIDKLAKNLNDLESELKQNAAAAKTAEEILKDLNKGASRGATDIEKLAYELQKSAQHWKTLNSAHITARSEYKILQATIGTTTEQFEQQSQKIKDVQKQELAAIESTRELVEEYRQKAGVLGMTNTHYDQLSRRLQEAEGWITGITPKLKMQEKGFKDVAGAIDHVGDEVRGLGSIFSDAMGRINTDIDEVLIGAAVAGFNFVVDAAQNAGRAVVEFVNEANTEFQDFDREIRQVYTLIPGQSEAMKQAVGGDLREMGKEIGRISDEYLPAMYQALSLGIPKDNSLDALKTASQAARAANAELTPTLVTGQSIVNAYGGELYDLNRVYDLLFFAVKNGAVTIDELNAGMSEITSVAGEANVPLEDIVSAIIVMTKQGDSFNEVSGLMSNMLTQLSIS